The nucleotide window TTCAACCTCATTTGCTGAAATCCATCCTTCTTCTCTTGCGGATTTTGCCCCATCTTCTATCCTATTACTCGTTGATTAACCCTGATTTAATCAATAGGTTACGGATAGCTGTTGCTGCCTCAGCATAAGTGAATGCTTCTTTAGGATTAATAGTTTCAGTACTCCGACCTCTAAATACTTCAATACTAACCGTCTTTTCGACAAACTTATAGGCCCAGAAGGATACCTGGTCTTTGTCTTTGTAATTATCCATACGATTGTTGTCTATTTTTACCAAACGCACCACATCCATAGCTTTTGCGTACATTGTCATTGCTTCTTCTCGAGTGATTTTGGCATCTGGTTTAAAGGTTCCGTCCGGATAACCAGAGATGATCTTGTAGTCTGATGCAATAGTTATAGCATTAGCTAGCTTATGGGTAGGTGGTACATCGCTGAACTTCGTTGTCTTCTCTACACTTGCGCGATAAAGACCTAAGGCATTGGTAATGTACTGGGCAAATTCCCCTCGGGTGATAAATTGGTCTGGGCTAAAGGTATCTGGATTTTTTATTACGAGTCGAGAAGCCATATCATTAACCACTTCTTTTGACCAATGGTTTTCTACTGCTGCTACGGCTATTTTGTTCCATATCACGGTATAGATGGAGTTGGTCAAGGAGTTCAGCTTAGCATACCATTTGTTATCCTGCCTGAATACATTTGTAGGTATGTGGCTAAAGGTTCCGTCTGAGTTGTACAGGATTCCGGTAGTAATCCTATTGGGATCCACTCCTGGCGGTACTTCCATCACTCTGGATACGTAATTGGTAAATTGACTTACGGTTGTCTCCTGAACCTCTCCTGTAGTGCTAGTGGTTCTGGCTATTATCTGAAACTCTACTGGCTGTATTATTACTTCGATTCCTTGATTTCTACCTCGCTGAGTTATTTCATCGACTTTTAATTCGTTGCTATAGTTTATACGCAGCTCTATTTCTATTTGCTGCAGAGATATGGGGTCTACATTTAAGATAGCTGCTACTTTTTGAATCTCTATTTCTTTAGCTGGAATGATGTAATCTGTTTTTTCTGTATTTATGACAAGAGTAAACTGATTCTCTTCCATCTTTTTGACGATATCCCCTGTTAAAATACTGCGAATCTGGTTAGCCCCAAGGGTTGCTACTGGTATTTCGACCACGTTTTGACCTAGTCTTGCTTCCGCTTGATTTAGTGCAATTACTTCATCTATCTTTTGGCCCAAAATATTGTTATCTGCTCGCAGTGTTACGGTTTTTTCTCCATCTTGTTGTATTACTGTTTCTTTACCGGCAGTCTGTGCTTCTCCATTTACTATTAGCACTACTTCTGTCTCTGTGGCTGGTCCTGGTGCAGGTGCAGCCGTTGATTCGCCTCCTGATGAACCTCCTGTATCGCCTCCTGACGAATCTCCACCTGGAATTTGTGTCCACTTAGCATACAATGTTATATCTTCCGTTACATTATCAGTTGTGAAATTCCACGGGATCAGTAACTCTGTATCTCTATACCAGCCTACAAAGCTATACCCAGTCTTCGTTGGAGCTATGGGCACATCTAGCAACGTATTGTAATCCACTGTAACACTATTCACAGAAGTACCGCCCTGTGAATTAAAGTGAACCACTGCCAATACATCAAATGTAGTGCTTAACTGGTCTAATTTTGTAGGAAAACCTTGCACATTCGTTAATACAGCTTGATATCTTCCAGAATCTGCATGACTTGGTACTAACCACACATGGTCAATCAAATTATACGACTCCAACCTGTCAATAATAGTAGCTCCTAGCCTAATTTCTATTTCAGTGATCTGATTATGGATTCTAAATAGTTTATGTCCATCTGCTGCCATAAGACTAATTGATAGGTTCTGTCCCCTCCCAATTTTGTCCTGCTCAACCTGAATTCCTACCTCTCCTCCTAGGTCTAAAGCAAGAGCTGATTCACCAGTTGGCCAATCTTTTTGAAAGTAGTACCATTTACTATTGGCACCGATAGCATACTGATTCATATCTAACTTAACGGCAATACCTGAACTGCTGTCAATCAAATGATAGACCTTTCTTGTATCCACGGAAGCTGTGGAATTAAATGGTCTTAAAGTTACTCGAATCTGCCCTAAAACTTCCTGTTGGTCGTTTAGAAAACTTAAAGTTGGCCAAACATTGGCCAGGTTCCCAAGAGCAAAGCTGTAGGCATCTACCCCAAAAACCAACTCCAGATTCCGGTCAGAGGGATATGTCATAACATAACTTTCTCCCTTGGTAATCTCATTTGGTACAAGATAAACATAATTGGCATGAGGGACAGTGGTTGAATCCGTTCCGCCAGTGAATACTACTCTATTGGCATCATATATCATCTGATTGTCCAGCCATACTTCCAAATCCCTCTCCCAGGGTCCTCTGATGGTATAAGTGCTTCTAGCAGTATAGTCGTTGGAATTAGAAATGGTCATCTCATAGATATCCCGCAAAGGCGAGTCTACTGGTTCTCTCTCTTTATATAAAATGGCGTGTTGCCCTCGATTAAAGGCATCCATACTAAACTCACTTATTTGATTTGACTGTAGATTTACAGTTTGTCTGGATAAAACACTTTTCGTCCCATAAGGGATTAATTCATCCTCAATTAGTAGTTCTACCGCTATTGTATCATCAGGTACCACATAATAATTGATATTACAATCCTTTCCATTTAACTCAAGCAAAGCAGCATTACCTATCAAAGTTTTAACATTTGACTGATTTACCGCATTTCGGACCGTTCTAGAGTATATTGTATTAATGGTCGCCTTAACTAAACCTTTATCCTGGGGAACCATAATCATCGGTTGGCTTAATACGTTATCTATACTTAGCACTTTGAAAGCAGAGTTGATGACAACATCAGATAAAATGGCTTTACCATCACTGTCGGTTGTTGCTGTCTTATAAACTGCCCAATTATAATTATTAGTGACACTGAATATATTGACCACAACACCCTCAACTCCGTAAACGCTATCGGTTACTGTTATCTCCAAATTAGCTGTAATTGATGATGAACCCAAAACTTCTTCAAAAAAAATAAGTTCATCCACTATTGGAGAGCCATTTAACTTTATTTCTAGGGAATATGGTTGAATGTTGTTTTCCACTATCCGAGTATGTCCTCTGAATAAATTGCCATTGACATCCTTAACAGCACCCTGTTTCA belongs to Desulfuribacillus stibiiarsenatis and includes:
- a CDS encoding S-layer homology domain-containing protein; translated protein: MNIQSVGYGSSPNMIEIILTPASLTADRFITITMKQGAVKDVNGNLFRGHTRIVENNIQPYSLEIKLNGSPIVDELIFFEEVLGSSSITANLEITVTDSVYGVEGVVVNIFSVTNNYNWAVYKTATTDSDGKAILSDVVINSAFKVLSIDNVLSQPMIMVPQDKGLVKATINTIYSRTVRNAVNQSNVKTLIGNAALLELNGKDCNINYYVVPDDTIAVELLIEDELIPYGTKSVLSRQTVNLQSNQISEFSMDAFNRGQHAILYKEREPVDSPLRDIYEMTISNSNDYTARSTYTIRGPWERDLEVWLDNQMIYDANRVVFTGGTDSTTVPHANYVYLVPNEITKGESYVMTYPSDRNLELVFGVDAYSFALGNLANVWPTLSFLNDQQEVLGQIRVTLRPFNSTASVDTRKVYHLIDSSSGIAVKLDMNQYAIGANSKWYYFQKDWPTGESALALDLGGEVGIQVEQDKIGRGQNLSISLMAADGHKLFRIHNQITEIEIRLGATIIDRLESYNLIDHVWLVPSHADSGRYQAVLTNVQGFPTKLDQLSTTFDVLAVVHFNSQGGTSVNSVTVDYNTLLDVPIAPTKTGYSFVGWYRDTELLIPWNFTTDNVTEDITLYAKWTQIPGGDSSGGDTGGSSGGESTAAPAPGPATETEVVLIVNGEAQTAGKETVIQQDGEKTVTLRADNNILGQKIDEVIALNQAEARLGQNVVEIPVATLGANQIRSILTGDIVKKMEENQFTLVINTEKTDYIIPAKEIEIQKVAAILNVDPISLQQIEIELRINYSNELKVDEITQRGRNQGIEVIIQPVEFQIIARTTSTTGEVQETTVSQFTNYVSRVMEVPPGVDPNRITTGILYNSDGTFSHIPTNVFRQDNKWYAKLNSLTNSIYTVIWNKIAVAAVENHWSKEVVNDMASRLVIKNPDTFSPDQFITRGEFAQYITNALGLYRASVEKTTKFSDVPPTHKLANAITIASDYKIISGYPDGTFKPDAKITREEAMTMYAKAMDVVRLVKIDNNRMDNYKDKDQVSFWAYKFVEKTVSIEVFRGRSTETINPKEAFTYAEAATAIRNLLIKSGLINE